A portion of the Acidobacteriota bacterium genome contains these proteins:
- a CDS encoding glycosyltransferase — translation MTLPGTHRLKGYARSALHELRHRATLRKLRREASGRQPRILAIAGWNFPVYSQTFVYQELTQLSRAGFDLRMAYSGGGEKWELDPAFTALDVHKIWLASAAATARREIAYFRRRQPQGVTAVLRDLHRETGLSEGELEAHRDVGRGFIFARLAEALGANYLHSYFFYEGSLACFVASRLLRLPRGVSCYADHQLRDYPLKIQRLQLTEAALVVATSHRIAREVHTLAPNLDEDHLLIKPNAIDTGRFPVVDRDDKADGPLRLLSVCRLEPKKGLTTLLTAVAELRRRGVAVELRQAGGSDRNHPGHLRELERLGEDLALGGALRFLGPLPTREVVSELHRAQVFVAPYEATAGGDKDGVPTSLMEAMSSGLPVVAADSGSIAELVTDGRDGLLVPAGDPSALADAVTRLAASPEERERLATEAAATVRQRFDVKVCEPALHQRIRHLLRREG, via the coding sequence ATGACCCTCCCCGGCACCCATCGCCTGAAGGGCTACGCCAGGTCCGCCCTCCACGAGCTGCGCCATCGCGCAACTCTTCGCAAGCTGCGGCGGGAAGCGTCCGGCCGGCAGCCCAGGATCCTCGCCATCGCCGGCTGGAACTTCCCGGTGTACTCCCAGACCTTCGTCTATCAAGAGCTGACCCAACTGAGCCGCGCCGGCTTCGATCTGCGGATGGCCTACTCCGGCGGCGGCGAGAAGTGGGAACTCGACCCGGCCTTCACCGCCCTCGACGTGCACAAGATCTGGCTCGCCTCGGCCGCCGCCACGGCCCGCCGGGAAATCGCCTACTTCCGGCGTCGGCAGCCTCAGGGGGTGACCGCGGTGCTGCGCGACCTCCACCGCGAAACGGGCCTGTCCGAGGGAGAGCTGGAGGCTCACCGCGACGTCGGACGAGGTTTCATCTTCGCCCGCCTCGCCGAGGCCCTGGGCGCGAACTACCTACACAGCTACTTCTTCTACGAAGGCAGCCTCGCCTGCTTCGTGGCCTCGCGGCTGCTGCGCTTGCCCCGCGGCGTGAGCTGCTATGCCGATCACCAGCTACGGGACTACCCGCTGAAAATCCAGCGCCTGCAGCTCACCGAAGCGGCGCTGGTGGTGGCGACCTCGCACCGCATCGCGCGGGAAGTCCACACCCTGGCTCCGAACCTCGACGAAGATCACCTGCTGATCAAGCCCAACGCCATCGACACCGGACGCTTCCCGGTAGTGGATCGAGACGACAAGGCAGACGGCCCTCTGCGCCTGCTCTCGGTCTGTCGTCTGGAGCCCAAGAAGGGCCTCACCACCTTGCTCACCGCCGTCGCCGAGTTGCGGCGGCGTGGAGTGGCCGTCGAGCTGCGCCAGGCCGGCGGCAGCGACCGAAACCACCCGGGCCACCTCCGGGAGCTGGAGCGCCTCGGAGAGGATCTCGCCCTGGGCGGGGCGCTCCGCTTCCTCGGCCCACTCCCCACCCGGGAAGTCGTCTCCGAACTCCACCGGGCGCAGGTGTTCGTCGCCCCCTACGAGGCGACCGCCGGCGGCGACAAGGACGGCGTTCCCACCAGCCTGATGGAGGCGATGTCGAGCGGTCTGCCGGTGGTGGCCGCCGACAGCGGGTCGATCGCCGAGCTGGTCACCGATGGCCGCGACGGCCTGCTGGTGCCGGCCGGCGACCCGTCGGCCCTCGCCGACGCCGTCACCCGCCTCGCCGCCTCGCCCGAAGAACGCGAACGCCTCGCCACTGAAGCCGCCGCCACCGTCCGCCAACGCTTCGATGTGAAGGTTTGCGAACCCGCCCTACATCAACGGATTCGCCACCTGCTACGGAGGGAGGGCTAG
- a CDS encoding ABC transporter permease — protein sequence MKGVEIVYDGESSHRQRWRRMWRDLKSAPPLARQWVRRGFAADHRPSLLGWLLLFLPPLGLVLWATLAQRGELIRPGELGMSFPVFVLVGVVLWQTFVEAMNLQIETLATELPTLAKLDLPPEAFILAALGRVGIHLAAKLALVALAMAILGARPGWGVLLAPLAILALVALGTAFGLLLAPFAALYRDVSRALQASITAWFFLTPIFYSVPEAGLLRALVRANPVSPLLVTARELIVQGTSAAEGWWLILALLLVVVLLPLAWFVYRLALPIVIERTGA from the coding sequence AGCGCTGGCGCCGCATGTGGCGTGATCTCAAGAGCGCGCCGCCCCTTGCCCGGCAGTGGGTGCGGCGCGGTTTCGCCGCCGACCATCGCCCGTCCCTCCTCGGCTGGCTGCTGCTCTTCCTGCCGCCCCTCGGCTTGGTGCTGTGGGCCACCCTGGCGCAGCGTGGCGAGCTGATCCGGCCGGGCGAGCTGGGCATGTCCTTCCCGGTGTTCGTGTTGGTGGGGGTGGTGCTGTGGCAGACCTTCGTCGAGGCGATGAATCTGCAGATCGAAACCCTAGCGACGGAGCTGCCGACCCTGGCGAAGCTCGACCTGCCGCCGGAGGCCTTCATCCTGGCGGCCCTCGGGCGGGTGGGAATCCACCTGGCGGCGAAGCTGGCGCTGGTGGCCCTGGCGATGGCGATCCTGGGTGCGCGGCCGGGCTGGGGGGTACTGTTGGCGCCGCTGGCGATCCTCGCTCTGGTTGCCCTGGGCACCGCCTTCGGCTTGCTGCTGGCGCCCTTTGCGGCGCTCTACCGCGACGTGTCCCGTGCGCTCCAGGCCTCGATCACCGCGTGGTTCTTCTTGACGCCGATCTTCTATTCGGTGCCCGAAGCGGGTTTGCTGCGCGCTCTGGTACGCGCCAACCCGGTGAGTCCGCTGCTGGTGACGGCGCGGGAGTTGATCGTTCAGGGCACTTCAGCGGCGGAGGGCTGGTGGTTGATCCTGGCCCTCCTTCTGGTGGTGGTGTTGCTGCCGCTGGCGTGGTTTGTCTATCGCCTCGCCCTGCCGATCGTCATCGAGCGTACCGGCGCCTAG
- a CDS encoding glycosyltransferase, which translates to MRTVLHLRASDRWAGPERHLWELAPGLAAEGFALRPVLLSRREPAAFGPLARLDPGMAAGRPAAIARQLESACSTLRPALVHSHGYKANHFALRLGRRLGLPAIATYHLHTGTTLRLKVHAAVDRRRLRRFDAVIGVTPGSAAYPPLDRVARDRVFEVANGLDVERLRAEREAAADPRRELGLAAAGPVILGLGRLSRQKGFSNLLRAVARIGGPGVLLIAGDGPRRASLEALASALGLGVNCRFLGHREDVVPLLDTADLVVLPSRDEGLPYAALEAMALGTPLVAARVGGLAALLDGGRCGALVPPDDPAVLALALDRLLASPAERRRLAATALERVRRHFSARAMAEGVAATYRRVLGEAP; encoded by the coding sequence GTGAGGACGGTTCTGCACCTGCGGGCGAGCGACCGCTGGGCCGGACCCGAGCGCCACCTGTGGGAACTCGCCCCGGGCCTCGCCGCCGAGGGGTTCGCTCTGCGGCCGGTGCTCTTGAGCCGGCGCGAGCCCGCGGCCTTCGGTCCCCTCGCCAGGCTCGATCCGGGGATGGCCGCCGGCCGGCCCGCGGCCATCGCGCGGCAACTCGAGAGCGCCTGCTCTACCCTGCGGCCGGCACTCGTCCATTCCCACGGCTACAAGGCCAACCATTTCGCCTTGCGGCTGGGCCGCCGGCTCGGCCTGCCGGCCATTGCCACCTACCACCTGCACACCGGAACCACCCTGCGTCTCAAGGTCCACGCCGCCGTGGACCGCCGACGGCTGCGCCGTTTCGACGCCGTTATCGGCGTGACCCCCGGCTCCGCCGCGTATCCGCCGCTCGATCGAGTCGCGCGGGACAGGGTTTTCGAGGTCGCCAACGGCCTCGATGTCGAGCGCCTGCGCGCGGAGCGCGAGGCCGCAGCCGATCCCCGGCGAGAACTCGGCCTCGCCGCCGCCGGCCCGGTGATCCTCGGCCTCGGCCGCCTCAGCCGCCAGAAGGGATTTTCGAACCTTCTGCGGGCGGTGGCCCGGATCGGCGGACCCGGCGTTCTGCTGATCGCCGGAGACGGCCCCCGGCGCGCTTCCCTCGAAGCCCTCGCCAGCGCCCTCGGCCTGGGCGTGAACTGTCGCTTCCTCGGCCACCGGGAGGATGTGGTCCCTCTGCTCGACACGGCGGACCTCGTGGTCCTGCCGTCGCGCGACGAGGGCCTGCCCTACGCGGCCCTCGAAGCGATGGCCCTCGGCACGCCGCTGGTCGCCGCCCGGGTGGGAGGCCTCGCAGCGCTGCTCGATGGCGGCCGCTGCGGCGCGCTGGTACCGCCGGACGATCCGGCCGTCCTCGCTCTGGCCCTCGACCGCCTGCTCGCTTCCCCCGCCGAGCGGCGGCGACTCGCCGCCACCGCTCTGGAGCGGGTACGCCGCCACTTCTCCGCCCGCGCCATGGCGGAGGGGGTGGCGGCCACCTACCGGCGGGTGTTAGGAGAAGCACCTTGA
- a CDS encoding O-antigen ligase family protein translates to MEATAGAARRRGATRNREALISNLRSLNPSRWLEAIASLVILIAVLLSNPYSSEAFEGNRFVFSWLLAGLLMIPLTATARQRRRDLYQDPLTLAALAFLATTALAMATSILPARSFWGVPPRLHGGLTVTALVVILLACRPLADRPRARRRLARGLVFAVSVAAAYGVCQHFGFDPIRLAEGWPDRVTGTQGNPIFFGAVLALGAPWTLAELLRHRGARAVALGALLALQLLALWWTGSRGPQLAAGLGMVTTALALYRTKVQRRWWIAAAVALAALGLGALFGLQERGWKTVTERQLIWATTLEIYQQAPARRQLFGHGPDTFPWVVSPELPAELPATAGRPDATYDRAHQTLLQLAVETGILGVLAWLSLLGIAFARLIRRPLLTAVGSLAGGVVAGGILGWIAAAERVALGIGLGGLTAALVLLLVRAASLPPSTAAMIGSLLAAFAHGLVAPRSTGAEILLWLLLALFVPRTVPSPAQDDPEKGLSLIWVAGALAIMMFGLWTPPQVAGGLRIGPWIALLTVAGPAFLVGVVWTGSRPGLTTSQSRAASGSTIGLLAGLVLFAASLAAALPKLDAFAHMRRGDAAFTDRQLGIAAAEYGAAVERFESCDSCRLAAFRARIQDSGGDALIRRGIDAELAAAARKNPYEANYPRERAYLQARSASRAGDRASHQRHVAAAERHFAQAAELAPTDARLLRLWANLELEEGRPGQARNRLEKAVALSPDSPDGHLLLARAQLDLGQTEDAWTAVRRALDLHPERVKETVSAVANARPPRWRALRDWALVAAVLGRGAEGREVLERARRLAPPSERDRLIELEKTLLARE, encoded by the coding sequence TTGGAGGCGACCGCCGGTGCGGCCCGCCGGCGCGGCGCCACCAGGAACCGGGAGGCTCTGATCTCGAACCTCCGCTCGCTGAACCCGTCCCGATGGCTGGAGGCGATCGCCTCGCTGGTGATCTTGATCGCCGTTCTGCTCTCCAATCCCTACAGCTCCGAGGCCTTCGAGGGCAATCGGTTCGTCTTCTCCTGGCTGCTGGCGGGTTTGTTGATGATCCCCCTGACCGCCACGGCGCGCCAACGCAGGCGGGACCTGTACCAAGACCCTCTCACCCTCGCCGCCCTCGCCTTTCTGGCCACGACGGCGCTGGCGATGGCCACCTCGATTCTCCCAGCGCGGAGTTTCTGGGGCGTGCCGCCGCGGCTGCACGGCGGCCTGACGGTGACCGCTCTGGTGGTGATCCTGCTCGCCTGCCGGCCGCTCGCCGATCGACCCCGGGCCCGCCGTCGCCTGGCCCGCGGCCTGGTGTTCGCCGTTTCCGTGGCGGCCGCCTACGGGGTCTGCCAGCATTTCGGTTTCGATCCCATCCGCCTGGCCGAAGGCTGGCCCGATCGGGTGACCGGCACCCAGGGCAATCCGATCTTCTTCGGTGCTGTTCTCGCCCTCGGCGCGCCCTGGACCCTGGCGGAGCTCCTGCGGCACCGAGGGGCCCGCGCCGTGGCCCTCGGTGCACTGCTCGCGCTCCAGCTCCTCGCCCTGTGGTGGACCGGCAGCCGCGGCCCACAACTCGCCGCCGGCCTCGGAATGGTGACCACCGCCCTGGCGCTCTATCGGACGAAGGTGCAGCGCCGCTGGTGGATCGCCGCGGCCGTCGCCCTGGCGGCTCTAGGGCTCGGTGCGCTGTTCGGTTTGCAAGAACGCGGTTGGAAGACCGTCACCGAGCGTCAGCTCATCTGGGCCACGACGTTGGAGATCTACCAGCAGGCGCCGGCGCGGCGACAGCTCTTCGGCCATGGACCGGACACCTTCCCCTGGGTCGTCAGTCCCGAGCTACCGGCGGAACTGCCGGCGACGGCGGGCCGGCCGGACGCCACCTACGACCGCGCCCACCAGACCCTTCTGCAACTCGCGGTCGAGACCGGTATCCTCGGGGTGCTGGCCTGGCTCTCCCTGCTGGGGATTGCCTTCGCCCGTCTCATCCGGCGGCCCCTGCTCACAGCGGTCGGATCCCTTGCCGGTGGCGTTGTCGCCGGCGGAATCCTCGGATGGATAGCCGCTGCGGAACGGGTCGCCTTGGGGATCGGCCTCGGTGGGCTGACGGCGGCCCTCGTCTTGCTGCTCGTCCGGGCCGCATCGCTTCCGCCGTCAACTGCCGCCATGATCGGCTCTCTGCTGGCGGCCTTTGCCCACGGCCTGGTCGCTCCGCGCAGCACCGGGGCCGAAATCCTGCTCTGGCTGCTGCTCGCACTGTTCGTACCGCGAACCGTTCCGTCGCCCGCGCAAGACGATCCGGAGAAGGGGCTCTCCCTCATTTGGGTCGCCGGAGCCCTGGCGATCATGATGTTCGGTCTTTGGACGCCCCCGCAGGTGGCCGGTGGACTCCGCATCGGCCCGTGGATCGCCCTGTTGACGGTCGCTGGCCCGGCGTTTCTCGTCGGCGTGGTGTGGACCGGCTCGCGGCCCGGGCTGACGACCTCCCAGTCGAGGGCCGCCAGCGGCTCGACGATCGGTCTGCTGGCCGGCCTGGTGCTCTTCGCCGCAAGCCTCGCCGCTGCCCTTCCCAAACTCGATGCCTTCGCCCACATGCGTCGCGGCGATGCGGCCTTCACCGACCGGCAACTCGGCATCGCCGCGGCGGAGTACGGCGCGGCGGTGGAGCGCTTCGAGAGCTGCGATTCCTGCCGCCTGGCCGCCTTCCGAGCGCGCATCCAAGACTCCGGCGGCGATGCCCTGATCCGGCGAGGAATCGATGCCGAACTCGCGGCGGCCGCCCGGAAGAACCCCTACGAAGCAAACTATCCCCGCGAGCGGGCCTACCTCCAGGCGCGGTCGGCGTCTCGGGCCGGCGATCGAGCGTCCCACCAGCGGCACGTGGCCGCTGCCGAGAGACATTTCGCCCAGGCCGCCGAGCTCGCGCCGACGGACGCTCGACTGCTCCGCCTATGGGCCAATCTCGAACTCGAAGAAGGGCGGCCCGGGCAGGCCCGGAATCGGCTCGAAAAGGCCGTCGCACTGAGCCCCGACAGTCCCGACGGCCACCTCCTGCTCGCCCGCGCCCAGCTCGATCTCGGCCAAACGGAGGACGCCTGGACGGCGGTGCGGCGCGCCCTCGACCTCCACCCCGAACGGGTCAAAGAAACGGTCAGTGCCGTCGCCAACGCCCGGCCGCCGCGCTGGCGCGCGCTACGCGATTGGGCCCTGGTGGCGGCCGTCCTCGGTCGCGGGGCCGAAGGGCGGGAGGTACTCGAGCGCGCCCGGCGTCTCGCCCCACCCTCGGAACGAGACCGATTGATCGAGCTGGAAAAAACCCTGCTGGCGCGGGAATGA
- a CDS encoding glycosyltransferase family 2 protein gives MRTAKASAPPAGVPDVNHPAVSVVVPVLNEGASIAKCLDHIAGQDFAGSMEVLLVDGGSTDGSRAFLQARAEADARFRVLDNPKGLVSSALNLAIAAARGETVVRVDAHTLLDPGYLRTCLAVLRETGAENVGGPLRPVGTTPFGRSVALAMGSRFGVGTAPFRFAERRREVDTVYLGAFPRRLFERVGGFDETLLRNQDYEMNHRIRRAGGRIVVDPAVVCRYLTRPDAPSLWRQYFSYGYWKTQMLRKHPRSIKLRQLAPPAFVSALAGSAVFSGIGLATGRTGLVLAAALPVGLWLLAALATTALAALRHGLGPSLRLPAVFAIIHLAWGLGFWKGWRRPPVRPAGAAPPGTGRL, from the coding sequence GTGAGGACCGCGAAGGCGAGCGCCCCGCCGGCCGGCGTCCCCGACGTCAACCATCCCGCCGTGAGCGTCGTCGTGCCGGTACTGAACGAGGGCGCCTCCATCGCGAAGTGCCTCGATCACATCGCCGGCCAAGATTTCGCGGGATCGATGGAGGTCCTGCTGGTCGACGGCGGCTCGACGGACGGCAGCCGAGCCTTCCTCCAGGCGCGGGCCGAGGCGGATGCGCGCTTTCGGGTGCTCGACAATCCCAAAGGGCTGGTCTCCAGCGCCTTGAACCTCGCCATCGCGGCGGCCCGCGGCGAAACCGTCGTGCGGGTCGACGCCCACACCCTGCTCGATCCGGGCTACCTTCGCACCTGCCTTGCGGTGCTGCGGGAAACCGGCGCCGAGAACGTCGGCGGCCCACTGCGGCCGGTGGGCACCACGCCCTTCGGCCGCTCCGTGGCCCTCGCCATGGGCAGCCGCTTCGGGGTGGGTACGGCGCCCTTTCGATTCGCCGAACGCCGCCGTGAGGTGGATACGGTGTACCTCGGAGCCTTCCCGCGCCGGCTGTTCGAGCGGGTGGGCGGCTTCGACGAAACGCTGCTGCGCAATCAGGACTACGAGATGAACCACCGCATCCGGCGAGCCGGCGGGCGAATCGTGGTCGATCCGGCGGTGGTCTGCCGCTACCTCACCCGCCCGGACGCTCCCTCCCTCTGGCGCCAGTACTTCAGCTACGGCTACTGGAAGACCCAGATGCTCCGTAAGCACCCGCGGTCCATCAAGCTTCGCCAACTCGCTCCGCCGGCCTTCGTCTCGGCCCTCGCCGGATCGGCCGTATTCTCGGGCATCGGCCTGGCGACCGGCCGCACCGGCCTGGTCCTCGCCGCGGCCCTGCCCGTCGGCCTTTGGCTTCTCGCCGCCCTCGCCACCACCGCCCTCGCCGCTCTACGCCACGGCCTCGGCCCCAGCCTGCGGCTGCCGGCGGTCTTCGCCATCATCCATCTGGCCTGGGGACTGGGTTTCTGGAAAGGTTGGAGGCGACCGCCGGTGCGGCCCGCCGGCGCGGCGCCACCAGGAACCGGGAGGCTCTGA
- a CDS encoding glycosyltransferase family 4 protein: MAMIDPGAMTPFYDHSLCAALADEGAEATLYTAPFRYHSLPEGGSFQRREVFARFLAANGPLASRDGVRRLARAAAYPFDWTRLRRQLRSDPPQVAHLQWSLDPRFDRRMVKSLQASGLPVVITAHNAAPHLGEAAGRRGWGALWRSADRLIAPSRFTAEALLRADPDLPTAVEVIPLGHHGPWAEAAKGQEEARRELEVPTDVPLALFFGLQKPYKGLDLLIDAFAACRVALPTARLAICGAPRHPTDEIEARLARHGLEEAVHRRFTFLDLAEAQLWFEAADLVVLPYRQASQSMIPAMAYTFARPVLATAAGAFPEQVLAGETGELVPPGDGAAFGDCLAALLADRDRCRDLGRAGRRFADRRWAWDGIAAATLDVYRSLL; this comes from the coding sequence GTGGCGATGATCGACCCGGGGGCGATGACCCCGTTCTACGACCACTCCCTGTGCGCGGCACTGGCCGACGAAGGCGCCGAGGCCACCCTCTACACCGCTCCCTTTCGCTACCATTCGCTGCCCGAAGGAGGATCCTTCCAGCGCCGCGAGGTCTTCGCCCGCTTCCTCGCCGCGAATGGGCCGCTGGCCTCTCGCGACGGAGTCCGCCGCCTCGCCCGCGCTGCCGCCTATCCCTTCGATTGGACACGCCTGCGGCGCCAACTGCGCTCCGATCCGCCCCAGGTGGCCCACCTCCAATGGTCTCTCGACCCGCGGTTCGATCGTCGCATGGTGAAGTCCCTGCAGGCTTCCGGCCTGCCGGTGGTGATCACCGCCCACAACGCCGCTCCGCATCTCGGCGAAGCGGCCGGCCGCCGGGGCTGGGGCGCTCTGTGGCGCTCGGCCGATCGCCTGATCGCCCCCAGCCGGTTCACCGCCGAAGCGCTGCTTCGGGCCGACCCGGACCTCCCGACGGCCGTCGAGGTCATCCCCCTCGGCCACCACGGACCCTGGGCCGAGGCGGCGAAGGGACAGGAAGAAGCCCGACGAGAACTCGAAGTCCCCACCGACGTCCCGTTGGCCCTCTTCTTCGGGCTGCAGAAGCCCTACAAGGGACTCGACCTCCTCATCGACGCCTTCGCCGCCTGCCGCGTCGCCTTGCCCACCGCCCGCCTCGCCATCTGCGGGGCACCGCGCCACCCGACGGACGAGATCGAAGCTCGCCTCGCCCGGCACGGTCTGGAGGAGGCCGTGCACCGACGCTTCACCTTCCTCGACCTGGCCGAGGCGCAGCTCTGGTTCGAAGCGGCGGACCTGGTGGTGCTGCCGTATCGCCAGGCTTCCCAAAGTATGATCCCGGCCATGGCCTACACCTTCGCCCGGCCGGTGCTCGCCACCGCCGCGGGAGCCTTCCCGGAACAGGTTCTGGCGGGAGAAACCGGCGAGCTGGTGCCGCCCGGCGACGGCGCGGCTTTCGGCGACTGCCTCGCCGCCCTGCTGGCCGACCGGGATCGTTGCCGCGACCTCGGCCGCGCCGGCCGGCGGTTCGCCGACCGCCGGTGGGCCTGGGACGGCATCGCCGCCGCCACCCTCGACGTCTACCGGTCCCTGCTGTGA